TCCTAATAGCAAGGAAAGAGTGACTAGCAATCCGGCCATGTAACGCAGTCTAAACAAAAAACTTGATCCGAGGTGAAGAGACTGACTTCCATAACAGCGAAAATGTTGGGCTGACTCCATGAATTGTGCGTGACTGAACTGTCATTGAACAAGTAGAATAAATATGCTCCTTACCGTCCCAACAGATAACATCTTCTCTGGTTTCAGAAAGAACAAGCTGGTCCAGAAaagttagaagaagaagcaattgagattttttataaattcgAAGTCTACGTCTCCAACTCCAACTAGCCGACTTAACCTGCATGACGAAGTTGTTTTTCTGCCTCGAAAAACCATAAAGATATGTGGGTAAATTGAAGAGGGAGAACTACCGTTAAGCcaattatcatgccaaaacGAAATCAGAACTCCGTTATTAACTCGAAAGGAGACACGACTAATGAAAGAATTCCAAGATTTTTGATCAAGAAAACACAAATTTCTGATACCTTTCCAAATATGAGACATTGAGTTATTATTATCGAGATTGCTCCAACTCACCATGTTTGAAGAGGAGGAAACAACTTTCGCCCATAAAGAAATTTTACCTGACTGAATTTTCCAAATCCATTTAAAAAGCAGACAGCGATTTCCAATCTTGAGTTAAGTTAATCCCAGACCACCATCATCAAAATCATGGCAGATTGTATTCCATGAAATTTTGCACAAAACTCTGCTAGAGATATCCCCTTTCCATAAAAAGCGTTCCATAAAGGATTCCAAAGAATTTTGGACGCCTATAGGCATTTTAAAAATCGACATAAAATAGATCAGAATACTTTGAAGAAGCGATTTTATGAGAATTAAACGACCCCCGGGAGACAATAACGAACCCTTCCATAAGGATAATTTCGACCTGAACCTCTGAACAACATGATCCCAAGTGCCTGAAGATATTTTCCTGTATGCCAGAGGCAGCCCCAGATACCGAATTGAAAGATTTTCCATCTTGCAGCCAACAATACTTGAAGCAGTTTGAAGGTCATCGTCTTCTATATTTATTCCCATCATACCACTCTTGTGGTAGTTGATCTTTAATCCCGAAATAAGCTCGAAACACCTTAAGATTCTAGttaaattttgcaatttaacaATATCATAAGGCAGCAGAAGCAAGGTATCGTCGGCAAATTGCAGTTGAGAAATTGATTCCTGGTTGTCACTATATGAATAGCCCAAAATAAGATCCATAGCTTTAGCTTTTtgtaaaattgaattaagaccTTCAAGAGCGATAACAAAAAGATAAGCCGATATCGGATCACCTTGCCGGACTCCTCTTTCCAAAGGAAAAGGTTCCGTGGGGCTTCCATTAAGTAAGACCGAAGTCGATGCAGTCGATAGACATTTTGACATCCAATTAACCCAAGTTCCTGGAaagttcatcatatccataactGAAAGAAGATAATTACAATCGATGTTATCGAACGCTTTATGGAAATCTAgctttaaaatcaataaattgtCTTTTCGCCTATTAGCTAGATGCAAAAGCTCGTTGGCTATCATAGAACAATCAAGAATACTCCTCCTTTAATGAAAGCATGTTGGTAATCTGAAATAATATCTGGAAGCATAGGAGCAAGTCTCATGGAAAGAACTTTCGAAAGGAGTTTGTAGATGCCATTTACAAAACCGATTGGGCGATAATCTGATAAATTAGCTGAACCCGTCACCTTCGGAATAAGAACAGAAAAAGATGTATTAATGCCTTTAGGCAGGAAAGTTGTCTCATGAAAAGTGCTAAAGAAGTTCAAAATATCCTGCTTCGAGAAGCTCCAAGCTCGcttgtaaaagaaaaaattgaaatcgTCCGGTCCCGGTGCTTTAAGCTGATTAATAGAGTTAACGCAAGAGAGGATTTCTGCTTCACTAAAAGCTCTTAGCAGATGTTCAGATTGTGCAGGTGAGAGTTTACTGAAGCAAAGATTGGAGAGCATATAATCTGCCTTATGATGTCGCTCAAATAATGAGCTGAAGAACTGTCTGATACTGAATTTCATAGCCTCTAGGTCCGTGAATCTCTCATTACCGTTTTGAACAGCTGTAATTGCGTTGTTTCGGTAGTGAACCTAAGCAATACTGTGAAAGAATCTAGTGTTCTTATTCCCTTGAGCATGCCACTTTATACGAGACTTTTATTTCCAGATGGATTCCAAATTATTACCTGCAATTAGAAACTCTGTTCGAAGAGAAGCCAGCGTTTCAATCTCTGATTCAGTTCGAGCACGAGAATCAGCTACGAAGTCGAAAGCATCAATTTTTTGAGAAATTTcatcaattcatttttttattaccaAAAACCTGTTGATTCCAGTCTTTCAACCGATTGCGGAGATCTTTCAGCTTAGGAACAAGGGTTGTGTGAGACTCACCTGCTTTTAACCGTGAATTAGCTGCAAATTCTGAAAAGTTATCGTGCTTCCACCAAGCATCGATAGAGCGGAATGGTTTTGGACCCCAATCTACTTCATTTCCAAACTTGAAAAGAATTGGAGAGTGGTCAGATAATCCTTTAGAAAGGGCAGTGAGGGACATAGACGGCCACTCTGCAGAGTGCGCAGTTGAAAAAAGGCATCGATCAATTCGGGATCTAGAAATTGAGTTATTCCAAGTGAACGTTCTTCCTTGGAGAGGTAAGTCAATGAGCTCCCCTTCATTATAGATGAGGTATAACCAGAGCTGTTTGTTCTTTCCTCCGGAATAAGAATTTCATTGAAATCCCCACTAATATCAACTGAACCATTAAACACCACCAGCTGAAGAATATCATTCCAAAAGGTAATACGATCAGCAATTACCGAACTCGCATAGATAAGGATATGGCGATAATTCATCCCCTCCCAAACAAAGTCCGAACAAATCCATCTATTTCCAGTTAAAATTGACGTCACATTGATAGAGACGGTGTTCAACACCCATAATAAACCACCTGAAGCACCAACCGACGAAACAAACAAGATATCAAAGTCTAAGTTTGGCCATAGACGACGAACCATAAATAAATCAATGGACTCTTTTTTAGTTTCTAGTAACCCAAGAAAAGCAATACCATGATTAATAACAAGCATTTTGATAAAAGATTGTTTTCGAGAATTATGAATACCCCCACGACAATTCCAAGAGATGAACTTAAGTATGACACACATAAAAAAAGAAATCTACTGAGATGAGGAGAATGAGATCATGCGATATGATTTTGTCGATCCTTGGAGATGTTATCCGCCAACTGCTGAACATCTTCTTATTTGTCATTTTCATTAAAAAGAGCAATTAGCTTTCCCAATTCCCATGTCTTGTTAGCTTCTATTAAGGTAACATTTTTGTCTGCCATGAACTGTTTGGAGGATGGTGATTCTGCTAATTGAGATACACTCGTGTTTTTGGTAGATGGAGCCTTGGTTTTTTGTCTGTAAGTAATGTTTCTGACGCTAGTTTTGTCGAAAGAAAAAATAGTCTCAATTGGTGAAACTGCCAGAGAAGGGGATTTAGCTTGAGAATCTTCAACAAAGTGAGTTGATGGATTATAGGGAGGAGAGGTTACGGAGTCTGTATCTGAATCCGATTCTTCCTCTACTATTCTGTTTGCTAGAACTGGGAATTCTGTTTCATGTGCATGTATAGTAAACTCTTTACCATTAATGACGACTGG
This window of the Mercurialis annua linkage group LG5, ddMerAnnu1.2, whole genome shotgun sequence genome carries:
- the LOC126681874 gene encoding uncharacterized protein LOC126681874, which codes for MLVINHGIAFLGLLETKKESIDLFMVRRLWPNLDFDILFVSSVGASGGLLWVLNTVSINVTSILTGNRWICSDFVWEGMNYRHILIYASSVIADRITFWNDILQLVVFNGSVDISGDFNEILIPEERTNSSGYTSSIMKGSSLTYLSKEEQWPSMSLTALSKGLSDHSPILFKFGNEVDWGPKPFRSIDAWWKHDNFSEFAANSRLKAGESHTTLVPKLKDLRNRLKDWNQQVFADSRARTESEIETLASLRTEFLIAAVQNGNERFTDLEAMKFSIRQFFSSLFERHHKADYMLSNLCFSKLSPAQSEHLLRAFSEAEILSCVNSINQLKAPGPDDFNFFFYKRAWSFSKQDILNFFSTFHETTFLPKGINTSFSVLIPKVTGSANLSDYRPIGFVNGIYKLLSKVLSMRLAPMLPDIISDYQHAFIKGGVFLIVL